Proteins encoded in a region of the Carassius gibelio isolate Cgi1373 ecotype wild population from Czech Republic chromosome B5, carGib1.2-hapl.c, whole genome shotgun sequence genome:
- the LOC127957989 gene encoding uncharacterized protein LOC127957989, with product MELIIRLLSGDVKRLEVSGGATVGELKKLISQIIGEPSYKQKLSADNGSRISLEDESRTLSSYGLHSGSVVSLLITNPGPFQVFVRNEKGQTGTYEVDINETVDQLQAKIYRKERVPVDQQRLIFNGRQLESGRKLQEYDISSGSSIHMTLRLRGG from the coding sequence ATGGAGCTGATAATAAGACTGCTGAGTGGAGATGTGAAGCGTCTGGAAGTGAGCGGTGGAGCCACAGTTGGTGAACTGAAGAAACTCATCTCTCAGATCATCGGAGAACCTTCTTACAAACAGAAGCTGTCTGCCGATAACGGTTCGCGTATCAGCCTTGAGGATGAGTCTCGAACCCTCAGCAGTTACGGTCTGCACTCTGGATCAGTGGTCAGTCTGCTCATCACCAACCCCGGACCTTTCCAAGTGTTCGTCAGGAATGAGAAGGGCCAGACCGGGACGTATGAAGTGGATATCAATGAGaccgtagatcagctccaggctaagATCTACCGCAAAGAGAGAGTCCCCGTGGACCAGCAGAGACTGATTTTCAACGGAAGACAGCTGGAGTCCGGCAGAAAGTTGCAGGAATACGACATCAGCTCAGGAAGCAGCATTCACATGACTCTCCGTCTGCGAGGAGGGTGA
- the LOC127957991 gene encoding uncharacterized protein LOC127957991, which translates to MELIIRLLGGDVKRLEVSGGATVCELKKLISQIIGEPSYKQKLSADNGSRISLEDESRTLSSYGLHSGSVVSLLITNPGPFQVFVRNEKGQTGTYEVDINETVDQLQAKIYRKERVPVDQQRLIFNGRQLESGKKLQEYDISSGSSIHMTLRLRGG; encoded by the coding sequence ATGGAGCTGATAATAAGACTGCTGGGCGGAGATGTGAAGCGTCTGGAGGTGAGCGGTGGAGCCACAGTTTGTGAACTGAAGAAACTCATCTCTCAGATCATCGGAGAACCTTCTTACAAACAGAAGCTGTCTGCCGATAACGGTTCGCGTATCAGCCTTGAGGATGAGTCTCGAACCCTCAGCAGTTACGGTCTGCACTCTGGATCAGTGGTCAGTCTGCTCATCACCAACCCCGGACCTTTCCAAGTGTTCGTCAGGAATGAGAAGGGCCAGACCGGGACGTATGAAGTGGATATCAATGAGaccgtagatcagctccaggctaagATCTACCGCAAAGAGAGAGTCCCCGTGGACCAGCAGAGACTGATTTTCAACGGAAGACAGCTGGAGTCCGGCAAAAAGTTGCAGGAATACGACATCAGCTCAGGAAGCAGCATTCACATGACTCTCCGTCTGCGAGGAGGATGA